The Pseudomonas berkeleyensis genome includes a region encoding these proteins:
- a CDS encoding sugar phosphate isomerase/epimerase family protein — MKIAIDSYCYHRYFGEVYPNLEQPPAYRMTLEDFIDRARAHEVQGVSIESFMLDDSSPRNLERLRGLLDEAGLELVWAWGHPHGLGSGARVEELADLQRHIDIAKALGASVMRICAGGRRTRPESWLAHKTQLLPLLRRAADYAAGQGVVLAMENHVDLLAAEVLELLEAVDNPALGVCLDTANNLRMFEDPMQVIELLAPHAKATHIKDICAFRGSPREFGFWPSVPLGEGLIDIPRTLQLLRQHGFDGLLALEIDYLHPRYGSEEEAIGKSLAFMRQTLARQHQTCA, encoded by the coding sequence CGCCATCGATTCCTACTGCTACCACCGTTACTTCGGCGAGGTGTACCCGAACCTGGAACAGCCTCCTGCTTACCGCATGACTCTCGAGGACTTCATCGACAGGGCACGCGCCCACGAGGTGCAGGGTGTTTCCATCGAGTCGTTCATGCTCGATGACAGCTCGCCACGTAATCTGGAGCGTTTGCGTGGTCTGCTGGATGAAGCCGGCCTCGAACTGGTCTGGGCCTGGGGCCATCCCCATGGGCTGGGTTCTGGTGCGCGTGTCGAGGAACTGGCCGATCTGCAGCGCCATATCGACATCGCCAAGGCGCTGGGCGCCAGCGTGATGCGCATCTGCGCCGGTGGGCGTCGCACGCGGCCGGAGTCCTGGCTCGCGCACAAGACCCAGTTGCTGCCGCTGCTGCGGCGGGCGGCCGATTATGCGGCGGGGCAGGGTGTGGTACTGGCCATGGAGAACCACGTCGACCTGTTGGCCGCCGAAGTGCTGGAGTTGCTCGAAGCCGTCGACAACCCGGCCCTTGGCGTGTGTCTGGATACCGCCAACAACCTGCGCATGTTCGAAGACCCGATGCAGGTGATCGAGCTGCTCGCGCCCCATGCCAAGGCCACGCACATCAAGGATATCTGCGCCTTCCGTGGTAGCCCGCGTGAGTTCGGCTTCTGGCCGAGCGTGCCGCTTGGCGAGGGCCTGATCGATATTCCGCGAACCCTGCAGCTGCTGCGTCAGCACGGTTTCGACGGGTTGCTGGCACTGGAAATCGATTACCTGCATCCGCGCTATGGCAGCGAAGAGGAGGCGATCGGCAAGAGCCTTGCCTT